A DNA window from Pseudomonas sp. B21-056 contains the following coding sequences:
- a CDS encoding methyl-accepting chemotaxis protein encodes MDNGSIVAFNAGITTRSVVTNMATDGSLAGAVPASVSATKSTARWLTPTLQSLALTLLLCGMVLGGWSLYLGLPLAILIVWLPRLRSRLVTVPQSSPGTGSLAELTRDLSHTTSHNALSAAGVAYSVRQLAGKVQSQLDAAAQIVSNAESMIVTEQATSQLSQQALGAASEAHRSSVAGRSELVESISRMHQLSQRANESRELIEALSVRSDEIQRVSLVIQSIASQTNLLALNAAIEAARAGEHGRGFAVVADEVRGLAGRTAAATGEVGVMVADIQQRTAQVVEQIRQLAGDLDSGVQQVEHTGQHLENIARLAAGVETQVSAIAQGTDTNREQLDSLFHAIEQMRSDLSISDQQTQRLAEAAVQMEGQAETISERLAEVGLDDYHQRVYDLAREGAGQIAAQFEADIDQGRISLEDLFDRNYQAIADTHPAKFQTRFDRYTDQVLPAIQEPLLARHEGLVFAIACTQQGYVPTHNKVFSQPLTGDPAVDTLNNRTKRKFSDRTGIRCGSHQQPVLLQTYTRDTGELMHDLSVPIMLKGRHWGGLRLGYKPEKPR; translated from the coding sequence ATGGATAATGGCTCGATAGTGGCGTTTAATGCTGGCATAACAACGAGAAGTGTGGTGACGAACATGGCGACAGACGGATCTCTGGCGGGAGCGGTGCCTGCCTCGGTATCTGCTACAAAGAGCACGGCGCGCTGGCTGACGCCGACCTTGCAGAGCCTTGCCTTGACCTTGCTGCTGTGCGGCATGGTGCTGGGAGGCTGGTCGCTGTACCTGGGCCTGCCCCTGGCGATACTGATCGTCTGGTTGCCGCGATTGCGCTCGCGTCTGGTCACTGTGCCGCAATCTTCGCCTGGCACCGGCTCCCTGGCCGAGCTGACCCGCGATCTGTCCCACACCACCAGTCATAACGCGTTGTCGGCCGCCGGTGTCGCCTATTCGGTCAGGCAGTTGGCCGGCAAGGTCCAGTCACAACTCGATGCGGCGGCGCAGATCGTCAGCAATGCCGAATCGATGATCGTCACCGAACAGGCCACTTCCCAGCTCAGCCAGCAAGCCCTGGGCGCCGCCAGCGAGGCCCATCGCAGCAGCGTTGCCGGGCGCAGCGAACTGGTGGAGTCCATCAGCCGCATGCACCAGCTCAGCCAGCGGGCAAACGAAAGTCGCGAGTTGATCGAGGCCTTGAGCGTGCGCAGCGACGAGATCCAGCGGGTGAGCCTGGTGATTCAGTCGATTGCCAGCCAGACCAACCTGTTGGCGCTGAACGCGGCCATCGAAGCAGCGCGGGCCGGCGAGCATGGCCGTGGGTTCGCCGTGGTTGCCGATGAAGTCCGTGGCCTGGCGGGCCGCACGGCGGCGGCGACCGGCGAGGTCGGGGTCATGGTGGCGGACATCCAGCAACGCACCGCCCAGGTGGTCGAGCAGATCCGTCAGTTGGCCGGGGACCTGGACAGCGGCGTGCAGCAGGTCGAGCACACGGGCCAGCACCTGGAGAACATTGCCCGGCTCGCGGCCGGTGTCGAAACCCAGGTCAGCGCCATCGCCCAGGGTACGGACACCAACCGCGAGCAGCTCGACAGCCTGTTCCACGCCATCGAGCAGATGCGCAGCGACCTGTCCATCAGCGACCAGCAGACCCAACGCCTGGCCGAAGCGGCGGTGCAGATGGAAGGGCAGGCCGAAACCATCAGTGAGCGCCTGGCCGAAGTGGGCCTCGACGATTATCACCAGCGGGTCTACGACCTGGCGCGTGAAGGCGCGGGTCAGATCGCCGCGCAGTTCGAGGCGGATATCGATCAGGGGCGTATCAGCCTGGAGGATCTGTTCGATCGTAACTACCAGGCCATTGCCGATACCCATCCAGCCAAGTTCCAGACCCGATTCGACCGTTACACCGACCAGGTCCTGCCGGCCATCCAGGAGCCTTTGCTCGCCCGACACGAAGGCCTGGTGTTTGCGATTGCCTGCACCCAACAGGGGTATGTGCCGACCCACAACAAAGTTTTCAGCCAGCCACTGACCGGCGATCCGGCGGTAGACACACTGAACAACCGCACCAAGCGCAAGTTCTCCGACCGTACCGGGATCCGATGCGGCAGCCACCAGCAACCGGTGCTGTTGCAGACCTACACCCGGGACACGGGCGAGCTGATGCATGACCTTTCCGTACCCATCATGCTCAAGGGCCGCCACTGGGGTGGGTTGCGGTTGGGCTATAAGCCCGAGAAGCCGCGCTAG
- a CDS encoding TraR/DksA family transcriptional regulator: MTKEKLLAMPADDYMNPEQLAFFTKLLQNMKVETHERIEQNRIAIESLDSPADPADAASVEEERTWLVNAIDRDQRMLPQLEQALDRISDESFGWCDDSGEPIGLKRLLISPTTKYCIEAQERHEQIDKHQRQA, from the coding sequence ATGACAAAGGAAAAGTTGCTGGCTATGCCGGCGGATGACTACATGAACCCCGAGCAGCTGGCTTTCTTCACCAAGCTGTTGCAGAACATGAAAGTCGAAACCCACGAGCGCATCGAACAGAACCGAATCGCCATTGAGAGCCTGGATTCCCCGGCTGACCCGGCCGACGCTGCTTCCGTGGAAGAAGAGCGTACGTGGCTGGTCAACGCCATCGATCGTGACCAGCGCATGCTGCCCCAGCTGGAGCAGGCCCTGGACCGTATCAGCGACGAAAGCTTCGGCTGGTGCGACGACAGCGGCGAGCCGATCGGCCTCAAGCGCCTGCTGATCAGCCCGACCACCAAGTACTGCATCGAAGCCCAGGAACGTCACGAGCAGATCGACAAGCACCAGCGTCAGGCCTGA
- a CDS encoding ABC transporter permease: MNAILENKPAAVPARTRRRLPTELSIFLVLIGIGLVFELFGWIMRDQSFLMNSQRLVLMILQVSIIGLLAIGVTQVIITTGIDLSSGSVLALSAMIAASLAQTSDFARAVFPSLTDLPVWIPVVAGLGVGLLAGAINGSIIAITGIPPFIATLGMMVSARGLARYYTEGQPVSMLSDSYTAIGHGAMPVIIFLVVAVIFHIALRYTKYGKYTYAIGGNMQAARTSGINVKRHLVIVYSIAGLLAGLAGVVASARAATGQAGMGMSYELDAIAAAVIGGTSLAGGVGRITGTVIGALILGVMASGFTFVGVDAYIQDIIKGLIIVVAVVIDQYRNKRKLKR, translated from the coding sequence ATGAACGCGATACTGGAAAACAAACCCGCGGCCGTACCGGCCAGGACGCGCCGGCGGTTGCCGACGGAACTGAGTATCTTCCTGGTGCTGATCGGCATTGGCCTGGTGTTCGAGCTGTTTGGCTGGATCATGCGCGACCAGAGTTTCCTGATGAACTCCCAGCGCCTGGTCCTGATGATCCTGCAAGTGTCGATCATCGGCCTGCTGGCCATCGGCGTGACCCAGGTCATCATCACCACCGGTATCGACCTGTCGTCCGGTTCCGTGCTGGCGCTGTCGGCGATGATCGCGGCCAGCCTGGCCCAGACCTCGGACTTCGCCCGAGCGGTGTTCCCGTCGCTGACCGACTTGCCGGTATGGATCCCGGTGGTCGCCGGGCTGGGCGTGGGGCTGCTGGCCGGGGCGATCAACGGCAGCATCATCGCCATCACCGGCATCCCGCCCTTTATTGCCACCCTCGGCATGATGGTGTCGGCCCGCGGCCTGGCGCGTTACTACACCGAAGGTCAGCCGGTGAGCATGTTGTCGGATTCCTACACGGCGATTGGTCATGGCGCCATGCCGGTGATCATCTTCCTGGTGGTGGCGGTGATCTTCCATATTGCCTTGCGCTACACCAAGTACGGCAAGTACACCTATGCCATCGGCGGTAACATGCAGGCGGCGCGCACCTCGGGGATCAACGTCAAGCGTCACCTGGTGATCGTCTACAGCATCGCCGGGTTGCTGGCGGGGCTCGCCGGGGTGGTGGCCTCGGCGCGGGCCGCGACCGGGCAGGCCGGCATGGGCATGTCCTATGAGCTGGATGCGATTGCCGCGGCGGTGATCGGCGGCACCAGCCTGGCCGGTGGCGTGGGGCGCATCACCGGTACGGTGATCGGGGCGCTGATCCTCGGCGTCATGGCCAGCGGCTTCACGTTCGTCGGCGTCGATGCCTACATCCAGGACATCATCAAGGGGTTGATCATTGTGGTGGCGGTGGTCATCGACCAGTACCGCAACAAGCGCAAACTCAAGCGTTAA
- a CDS encoding sugar ABC transporter ATP-binding protein: protein MFASAIASSAPAMTVQPGVLPDEPYLLEVVNVSKGFPGVVALSDVQLRVRPGSVLALMGENGAGKSTLMKIIAGIYQPDAGELRLRGKPVTFDTPLAALQAGIAMIHQELNLMPHMSIAENIWIGREQLNGLHMIDHGEMHRCTARLLERLRINLDPEEQVGNLSIAERQMVEIAKAVSYDSDILIMDEPTSAITETEVAHLFSIIADLKAQGKGIIYITHKMNEVFAIADEVAVFRDGSYIGLQRADSMDGDSLISMMVGRELSQLFPEREKPIGELLLSVRDLSLEGIFKGVSFDLHAGEILGIAGLMGSGRTNVAEAIFGVTPSTGGEILLDGQPVRISDPHMAIEKGFALLTEDRKLSGLFPCLSVLENMEMAVLPHYVGNGFIQQKALRALCEDMCKKLRVKTPSLEQCIDTLSGGNQQKALLARWLMTNPRILILDEPTRGIDVGAKAEIYRLIAYLAGEGMAVIMISSELPEVLGMSDRVLVMHEGDLMGTLDRSEATQERVMQLASGLS from the coding sequence ATGTTTGCCTCAGCGATAGCTTCGAGCGCCCCGGCAATGACTGTCCAGCCGGGCGTACTACCTGACGAACCGTATCTGCTGGAAGTCGTCAATGTCAGCAAGGGATTTCCCGGCGTGGTGGCCTTGTCCGACGTGCAGTTGCGGGTACGTCCCGGCTCCGTCCTGGCCCTGATGGGCGAGAACGGTGCCGGTAAATCCACCCTGATGAAGATCATTGCCGGCATCTACCAGCCGGACGCCGGTGAACTGCGCCTGCGGGGCAAACCGGTCACCTTCGACACGCCCCTGGCGGCGTTGCAGGCCGGCATTGCGATGATCCACCAGGAACTGAACCTGATGCCGCACATGAGCATCGCCGAAAACATCTGGATCGGCCGCGAGCAGCTCAATGGCCTGCACATGATCGACCACGGGGAGATGCACCGTTGCACCGCCAGGTTGCTGGAACGCCTGCGGATCAACCTCGACCCGGAGGAGCAGGTGGGCAACCTGAGCATTGCCGAGCGGCAGATGGTGGAGATTGCCAAGGCCGTGTCCTATGACTCCGACATCCTGATCATGGACGAACCGACCTCGGCTATCACCGAAACGGAAGTCGCCCACCTGTTCTCGATCATTGCCGACCTCAAGGCCCAGGGTAAGGGCATCATCTACATCACCCATAAAATGAACGAAGTGTTCGCCATCGCCGATGAAGTCGCGGTGTTTCGCGACGGCAGCTACATCGGCCTGCAACGGGCCGACAGCATGGACGGCGACAGCCTGATTTCAATGATGGTCGGGCGGGAATTGAGCCAACTGTTTCCGGAACGGGAAAAGCCCATCGGCGAGTTGCTGTTGTCGGTACGCGACCTGAGCCTGGAGGGCATTTTCAAGGGGGTCTCCTTCGACCTGCACGCTGGGGAGATCCTCGGCATCGCCGGGCTGATGGGCTCGGGACGGACCAACGTGGCCGAGGCGATCTTCGGCGTAACACCCAGTACCGGTGGCGAGATTTTGCTGGACGGCCAGCCGGTGCGCATCAGCGATCCGCACATGGCCATCGAGAAGGGCTTCGCCCTGCTGACCGAGGATCGCAAGCTCAGTGGGTTGTTCCCGTGCCTGTCGGTGCTGGAAAACATGGAAATGGCCGTGCTGCCCCATTACGTCGGCAATGGCTTCATCCAGCAGAAAGCCCTGCGCGCCTTGTGCGAAGACATGTGCAAGAAGCTGCGGGTCAAGACCCCTTCCCTGGAGCAGTGCATCGACACCTTGTCCGGTGGCAATCAACAGAAGGCGCTGCTGGCCCGCTGGCTGATGACCAACCCGCGCATCCTGATCCTCGACGAGCCGACCCGTGGCATCGATGTCGGCGCCAAGGCCGAGATCTACCGGCTGATTGCCTACCTCGCCGGCGAGGGCATGGCGGTGATCATGATTTCTTCGGAGCTGCCGGAAGTGCTGGGCATGAGCGACCGGGTCCTGGTGATGCACGAAGGCGACCTGATGGGCACCCTCGACCGGAGCGAAGCGACCCAGGAGCGGGTCATGCAACTGGCCTCGGGACTGTCTTGA
- a CDS encoding sugar ABC transporter substrate-binding protein encodes MKTKTRIASLALSLMLASGAALADVKIGVSMSQFDDTWLTYLRESMDKKAKSLPDGVNLQFEDARSDVVKQLSQVESFISQKVDAIIVNPVDTAATQRITKAAVAAGIPLVYVNRRPDDLKLPAGVVTVASDDLEAGRMQMQYLADKMGGKGDIVILLGDLANNSTTNRTKGVKEVLAKYPNIKIEQEQTGIWSRDKGMTLVNDWLTQGREFNAVVANNDEMAIGASMALKGAGKEKGSVLIAGVDGTPDGLNAIKKGDMAVSVFQDAKGQADGSIDTAVKMVKKQPVEQAVWVPYRLITPENVDQFK; translated from the coding sequence ATGAAGACCAAGACCCGTATCGCCTCGTTGGCCCTGTCATTGATGCTTGCCAGCGGCGCTGCCCTGGCGGACGTGAAAATCGGCGTCAGCATGTCGCAGTTCGACGACACCTGGCTGACCTACCTGCGTGAGTCGATGGACAAGAAAGCCAAGTCCCTGCCGGACGGCGTCAACCTGCAGTTCGAAGACGCACGCAGTGATGTGGTCAAGCAACTGAGCCAGGTGGAAAGCTTCATCAGCCAGAAGGTCGACGCCATCATCGTCAACCCGGTGGACACCGCCGCGACCCAGCGCATCACCAAGGCCGCCGTGGCCGCCGGCATTCCGCTGGTCTACGTCAACCGTCGCCCCGATGACCTGAAACTGCCGGCCGGCGTGGTGACCGTTGCCTCGGACGACCTGGAAGCCGGTCGGATGCAGATGCAATACCTGGCCGACAAGATGGGCGGCAAGGGCGACATCGTGATTCTGCTGGGGGACCTGGCGAACAATTCCACCACCAACCGCACCAAGGGCGTCAAGGAAGTGCTCGCCAAGTACCCGAACATCAAGATCGAACAGGAACAGACTGGCATCTGGTCGAGGGACAAGGGCATGACCCTGGTCAACGACTGGCTGACCCAGGGCCGCGAGTTCAACGCCGTGGTGGCGAACAATGACGAGATGGCTATCGGCGCGTCCATGGCACTCAAGGGCGCCGGCAAGGAGAAGGGCAGCGTACTGATTGCCGGGGTCGATGGCACGCCGGATGGCCTGAACGCCATCAAAAAGGGCGACATGGCGGTCTCGGTGTTCCAGGACGCCAAGGGTCAGGCCGACGGTTCGATCGACACGGCCGTGAAGATGGTCAAGAAACAGCCGGTGGAGCAGGCCGTGTGGGTGCCGTATCGCCTGATCACGCCGGAAAACGTCGACCAGTTCAAGTAA
- a CDS encoding Gfo/Idh/MocA family oxidoreductase has product MRIGLVGYGKGGRFFHAPLISSLPGATFVGVVTRSAERRQQLAAEHPDAQAFDTLEQLVAAGVDAVVVSTPLDGRPAVVMEAIERGVAVVSDKPFAADATQAEALVLAAERRNVPLSVYQNRRWDSDFLTVRKLLASGVLGQVLRFESSVERYSPTSVGKGSGGGFLRDLGSHLVDQALQLFGPVVRVYAELDYRQPDQVFDNGFFMSLTHASGVVSHLSGSCLQNAPRPRFRLSGTEGCYTVDGLDGQEAQALAGLSPATEGERWGTEEHRRWGWFEHGGERERVTSERGCWIEFYQHLQSALQGAGPLPVQARDALATTRLLDAARQSAERQEVVVLSTPIGHGTKNE; this is encoded by the coding sequence ATGCGAATCGGACTGGTGGGCTACGGCAAGGGTGGACGGTTCTTTCATGCGCCGCTGATCAGCAGTTTGCCGGGGGCGACGTTCGTGGGCGTGGTGACCCGGTCCGCCGAGCGCCGCCAGCAACTGGCGGCCGAACATCCGGATGCCCAGGCTTTCGACACTCTGGAACAACTGGTGGCGGCCGGCGTCGACGCGGTGGTGGTTTCCACACCCCTGGACGGTCGTCCGGCCGTGGTGATGGAGGCCATCGAACGGGGCGTGGCGGTGGTCAGCGACAAACCTTTCGCCGCTGATGCCACGCAGGCCGAGGCGCTGGTGCTGGCCGCCGAGCGGCGCAACGTGCCGCTGAGCGTCTACCAGAACCGGCGCTGGGACTCGGACTTCCTCACCGTGCGCAAATTGCTGGCATCCGGTGTCCTGGGGCAGGTCCTGCGGTTTGAATCCAGTGTCGAGCGTTATTCGCCGACGTCGGTCGGCAAGGGCAGCGGTGGCGGATTCCTGCGTGACCTGGGCAGTCACCTGGTGGACCAGGCACTGCAGTTGTTCGGGCCGGTGGTGCGGGTTTACGCCGAGCTGGACTACCGACAGCCAGACCAGGTTTTCGACAATGGCTTCTTCATGTCCCTGACCCATGCCAGCGGCGTGGTGTCGCACTTGAGCGGCAGTTGCCTGCAGAACGCGCCACGCCCCCGGTTCCGGCTCAGCGGCACCGAGGGCTGTTATACCGTCGACGGCCTGGACGGACAGGAAGCCCAGGCCCTGGCCGGTTTGAGCCCGGCGACAGAGGGCGAGCGCTGGGGCACCGAAGAGCATCGACGCTGGGGCTGGTTCGAGCATGGCGGCGAGCGTGAGCGGGTGACGTCGGAACGCGGTTGCTGGATCGAGTTCTACCAACACCTGCAAAGCGCATTGCAGGGGGCTGGCCCGCTGCCAGTCCAGGCCCGTGATGCACTGGCGACCACCCGGCTCCTGGACGCTGCCCGGCAGAGCGCGGAACGTCAGGAAGTGGTGGTTCTATCCACGCCTATCGGCCATGGAACAAAAAACGAATAA
- a CDS encoding Gfo/Idh/MocA family protein yields MSLKLGVIGTGAIGQDHIRRCSQTLLNSQVVAVTDINLAQAAKVVADLKLTAEVYPDGHALIKAPEVEAILVTSWGPSHEEFVLAAIAAGKPVFCEKPLAVTAEGCRRIVEAEVAHGKRLVQVGFMRPYDEGYRALKAVIDSGQIGEPLMLHCAHRNPSVGENYKTDMAITDTLIHELDVLRWLLADDYVSVQVVFPRKTSKALAHLRDPQIVLLETAKGTRIDVEVFVNCQYGYDIQCEVVGETGIAKLPEPSQVQLRSGAKLSNAILMDWKDRFIAAYDVELQAFIDGVRAGQVGGPSAWDGFAAAVAADACIDAQRSGQIVKVELPERPRFYG; encoded by the coding sequence ATGTCTTTGAAGCTGGGCGTCATCGGCACCGGGGCCATCGGCCAGGACCATATCCGTCGTTGCAGCCAGACCTTGCTCAACAGCCAGGTGGTGGCGGTGACCGACATCAACCTGGCCCAGGCGGCGAAAGTGGTGGCCGACCTGAAACTGACCGCCGAGGTCTATCCCGATGGGCACGCGTTGATCAAGGCGCCGGAAGTCGAGGCGATCCTCGTCACGTCCTGGGGGCCGAGTCACGAGGAGTTCGTGCTGGCGGCGATTGCTGCCGGCAAACCGGTGTTCTGCGAGAAGCCCCTGGCCGTCACGGCTGAAGGTTGCCGCCGGATCGTCGAGGCCGAGGTGGCCCATGGCAAGCGACTGGTGCAGGTCGGTTTCATGCGCCCGTACGACGAGGGGTATCGGGCGCTCAAGGCGGTGATCGACAGTGGCCAGATCGGCGAGCCCCTGATGCTGCACTGCGCCCACCGCAACCCCAGCGTGGGTGAAAACTACAAGACCGACATGGCAATCACCGACACCCTGATCCACGAGTTGGATGTGTTGCGCTGGCTGCTGGCCGACGACTACGTCTCGGTGCAGGTGGTCTTCCCGCGCAAGACCAGCAAGGCCTTGGCCCACCTGCGCGATCCACAGATCGTCCTGCTGGAAACCGCTAAGGGCACGCGCATCGACGTGGAAGTGTTCGTCAACTGCCAGTACGGCTACGACATCCAGTGCGAAGTGGTGGGGGAGACCGGTATCGCCAAGCTGCCGGAACCGTCCCAGGTGCAATTGCGCAGTGGCGCCAAGCTGTCCAATGCCATTCTCATGGATTGGAAGGATCGCTTCATCGCCGCTTATGACGTCGAGTTGCAGGCCTTTATCGACGGGGTTCGGGCCGGGCAGGTGGGTGGGCCTTCGGCGTGGGATGGCTTCGCGGCAGCGGTGGCGGCGGATGCCTGCATCGATGCGCAGCGCAGTGGGCAGATCGTCAAGGTGGAGCTGCCTGAGCGCCCGCGTTTCTACGGTTGA
- the iolD gene encoding 3D-(3,5/4)-trihydroxycyclohexane-1,2-dione acylhydrolase (decyclizing) yields the protein MSTTRLTMAQALVKFLDNQYVEVDGVQSKFVAGVFTIFGHGNVLGLGQALEQDSGDLVVHQGRNEQGMAHAAIGFAKQNLRRKIYACTSSVGPGAANMLTAAATATANRIPLLLLPGDVYASRQPDPVLQQIEQFHDLSISTNDAFKAVSKYWDRINRPEQLMSAAIQAMRVLTDPAETGAVTLALPQDVQAEAYDYPDYFLAKRVHRIDRRPATAAMLGDALALFKGKRQPMIICGGGVKYAGANAALQAFAERFDIPFTETQAGKSAVVSSHPLNVGGVGETGCLAANLLAKEADLIIGIGTRYSDFTTGSKWLFQHPDVQFLNLNISPCDALKLDGVQLLADARSGLEALSAALGDYRAGWGGRIADAKGQLEAEVDRVYQADYQAEDFVPEINDGMDPAVFREFIELTGSCLTQSRVLGTLNEALADDAIIVAAAGSLPGDLQRSWRSKGVNTYHLEYGYSCMGYEVNAALGVKLAEPDKEVYALVGDGSYMMLHSELATSIQERRKINVVLLDNMTFGCINNLQMGNGMDSFGTEFRFRNPDTGKLDGGFVPVDFAMSAAAYGCKTYKVKTLDELHAALADARLQTVSTLIDIKVLPKTMIHGYLSWWRVGVAQVSTSARTNAVAKALNERLAQARQY from the coding sequence ATGTCCACAACACGACTGACCATGGCCCAGGCCCTGGTGAAATTCCTCGATAACCAGTACGTCGAGGTCGACGGCGTCCAGAGCAAGTTCGTCGCCGGGGTCTTTACCATTTTCGGCCACGGCAACGTGTTGGGCCTGGGCCAGGCGCTGGAGCAGGACAGCGGCGACCTGGTGGTCCATCAGGGCCGCAACGAACAGGGCATGGCCCACGCCGCCATTGGTTTCGCCAAGCAGAACCTGCGTCGCAAGATCTACGCCTGCACCTCATCGGTCGGCCCCGGCGCGGCGAACATGTTGACCGCGGCGGCCACCGCGACGGCCAATCGCATTCCGCTGCTGCTGTTGCCCGGCGATGTCTACGCCAGCCGCCAACCGGACCCGGTGCTGCAACAGATCGAGCAGTTCCACGACCTGAGCATCAGTACCAACGATGCGTTCAAGGCAGTGAGCAAATACTGGGACCGGATCAACCGTCCCGAACAGCTGATGAGCGCCGCGATCCAGGCCATGCGCGTGCTCACCGATCCGGCCGAAACCGGCGCGGTGACCCTGGCGCTGCCTCAGGATGTGCAAGCCGAAGCCTATGACTACCCGGATTATTTCCTGGCCAAGCGCGTGCATCGCATCGACCGCCGTCCGGCCACCGCGGCGATGCTCGGCGATGCCCTGGCGCTGTTCAAGGGCAAGCGCCAGCCGATGATCATCTGTGGCGGCGGGGTGAAGTACGCCGGCGCCAACGCTGCTTTGCAAGCCTTTGCCGAACGCTTCGACATTCCCTTTACCGAGACCCAGGCCGGCAAGAGCGCGGTGGTGTCCAGTCATCCGCTGAACGTCGGCGGTGTCGGCGAAACCGGTTGCCTGGCGGCGAACCTGCTGGCCAAGGAAGCGGACCTGATCATCGGCATCGGTACGCGCTACAGCGATTTCACCACCGGCTCCAAATGGCTGTTCCAGCACCCGGATGTGCAGTTCCTCAACCTCAATATCAGCCCATGCGACGCGCTGAAACTCGATGGCGTGCAGCTGCTGGCCGATGCGCGTTCAGGCCTGGAGGCATTGTCTGCCGCCCTGGGCGACTATCGTGCCGGCTGGGGCGGGCGGATCGCCGACGCCAAGGGCCAACTGGAGGCTGAGGTGGACCGGGTCTACCAGGCTGATTATCAGGCCGAGGATTTCGTCCCGGAAATCAACGACGGCATGGACCCGGCGGTGTTTCGCGAGTTCATCGAACTCACCGGTTCCTGCCTGACCCAGAGTCGTGTGCTGGGCACGCTCAACGAAGCCTTGGCGGACGACGCGATCATCGTCGCCGCCGCCGGCAGCCTGCCCGGTGATTTGCAACGCAGTTGGCGCAGCAAGGGCGTCAATACCTATCACCTCGAGTACGGCTATTCCTGCATGGGTTACGAGGTGAATGCGGCGCTGGGGGTGAAACTCGCCGAACCTGATAAAGAGGTGTACGCCCTGGTGGGAGACGGCTCCTACATGATGCTGCATTCGGAGCTGGCGACCTCGATCCAGGAGCGGCGCAAGATCAACGTGGTGCTGCTGGACAACATGACGTTCGGCTGCATCAACAACTTGCAGATGGGGAACGGGATGGACAGCTTCGGCACCGAGTTCCGCTTTCGCAACCCGGACACCGGCAAGCTCGACGGCGGTTTCGTGCCGGTGGATTTCGCCATGAGCGCGGCGGCCTACGGCTGCAAGACCTACAAGGTGAAGACCCTCGACGAACTGCACGCGGCCCTGGCCGATGCACGGTTGCAAACGGTCTCGACCCTGATCGACATCAAGGTCCTGCCCAAGACCATGATCCACGGCTACCTGTCGTGGTGGCGGGTCGGCGTGGCGCAGGTCTCCACCAGCGCCCGCACCAACGCAGTGGCCAAGGCCCTCAATGAACGACTGGCCCAGGCCCGTCAGTACTGA
- a CDS encoding TIM barrel protein, producing MNKPLRFALNRMVAPRLALPEFIDLALALKTDAIEIRNDLKGVEIENGMAPAHVRELCEERGIKVLSINALYPFDVWNEERRAQAVRLADYARECGAEGLVMCPLNDRADPRSEAERAAGLRTALSELAPILRAFGIYGFIEPLGFEECSLRRKETAVDAIKAIGGLDVFRLVHDTFHHHLAGEQVFFPELTGLVHISGVEDAQAPLATIRDGHRVLVGKADILGNAAQIEALRAGGYDGYLSFEPFAESVHELADIRQALGASMSHLQDSQA from the coding sequence ATGAACAAGCCCCTGCGTTTTGCCTTGAACCGAATGGTCGCCCCGCGCCTGGCGTTGCCCGAATTCATCGATCTGGCCCTGGCTTTGAAAACCGATGCCATCGAGATCCGCAACGACCTGAAGGGCGTCGAGATCGAGAACGGCATGGCGCCTGCTCACGTGCGTGAGTTGTGCGAAGAGCGGGGCATCAAGGTGTTGTCGATCAACGCGCTTTATCCCTTCGACGTGTGGAACGAGGAGCGGCGTGCCCAGGCCGTGCGGCTGGCCGACTATGCTCGCGAATGTGGTGCCGAGGGCCTGGTCATGTGCCCGCTCAACGACCGCGCCGACCCACGCAGCGAGGCCGAGCGCGCGGCGGGGCTGCGCACGGCGCTCAGCGAACTGGCGCCGATTTTGCGAGCCTTCGGCATCTACGGCTTTATCGAACCCCTGGGGTTCGAGGAGTGTTCGTTGCGCCGCAAGGAGACGGCGGTGGACGCGATCAAGGCCATCGGCGGGCTGGATGTGTTCCGTCTGGTGCACGACACCTTTCACCACCATCTGGCGGGTGAGCAGGTGTTCTTCCCCGAGCTGACCGGGCTGGTGCACATCTCCGGCGTGGAGGATGCCCAGGCACCGCTGGCGACGATCCGCGACGGCCACCGGGTGTTGGTGGGCAAGGCCGACATCCTCGGCAACGCCGCGCAGATCGAGGCGCTGCGGGCCGGTGGCTATGACGGTTACTTGTCCTTCGAACCGTTCGCCGAGAGCGTCCATGAACTGGCCGACATCCGTCAGGCGTTGGGGGCGAGCATGAGCCATTTGCAGGATTCACAGGCCTGA